From Sulfitobacter sp. HNIBRBA3233, a single genomic window includes:
- the trpS gene encoding tryptophan--tRNA ligase translates to MTESQFTPRVFSGIQPSGGLTLGNYLGAIKRFVDMQNAGDFETIYCMVDLHAITVWQDPEKLRHNTRELAAGFIASGISPEKSILINQSQVPEHAQLAWIFNCVARMGWMGRMTQWKDKAGKNAEAASLGLFGYPALMAADILIYHATHVPVGEDQKQHLELTRDIATKFNHDYGVDFFPLTEPVIEGAATRVMSLRDGSKKMSKSDPSDASRINMTDDADAIAKKIRKAKTDPDALPSEVAGLKDRPEARNLVNIYAALSDQSVEDVLREVGGQQFGTFKPALAELAVAKLAPISTEMARLMDDVGEIDKLLAKGAEQAREITAPILKRTYEIVGMVGA, encoded by the coding sequence ATGACCGAGAGCCAATTCACCCCGCGCGTCTTCTCCGGCATCCAGCCTTCGGGCGGGCTGACGCTGGGCAACTATCTCGGGGCGATCAAGCGCTTCGTCGATATGCAGAACGCGGGCGATTTCGAAACAATCTATTGCATGGTCGATCTGCACGCGATCACCGTCTGGCAGGATCCCGAAAAGCTGCGCCACAACACCCGCGAACTGGCCGCAGGATTCATCGCGTCGGGCATCAGCCCCGAAAAATCCATTCTGATCAACCAAAGTCAGGTGCCCGAGCACGCGCAGCTTGCATGGATCTTCAACTGCGTCGCGCGCATGGGCTGGATGGGCCGCATGACCCAGTGGAAGGACAAGGCGGGCAAGAATGCCGAGGCCGCGTCGCTCGGGCTTTTCGGCTATCCCGCGCTGATGGCCGCCGACATCCTGATCTACCACGCCACGCATGTACCCGTGGGCGAGGACCAGAAGCAGCACCTCGAACTGACACGCGATATCGCGACAAAATTCAACCACGACTACGGCGTCGATTTCTTCCCGCTGACCGAACCGGTGATCGAAGGCGCCGCCACACGGGTGATGAGCCTGCGCGACGGATCGAAGAAGATGTCCAAAAGCGATCCGTCCGACGCCAGCCGCATCAACATGACCGACGATGCCGACGCCATCGCCAAGAAGATCCGCAAGGCCAAGACCGATCCGGATGCGCTGCCCTCGGAAGTGGCGGGCCTGAAGGACCGCCCCGAGGCGCGCAACCTCGTCAACATTTACGCAGCCCTCAGCGACCAGTCGGTCGAGGATGTGCTGCGCGAGGTCGGCGGCCAGCAGTTTGGTACGTTCAAACCGGCGCTGGCGGAACTTGCTGTCGCAAAGCTCGCCCCCATCTCGACCGAGATGGCGCGCCTGATGGATGACGTGGGCGAGATCGACAAGCTGCTGGCGAAGGGCGCCGAGCAGGCCCGCGAGATCACCGCACCAATCCTCAAGCGCACCTACGAAATCGTCGGCATGGTCGGCGCCTGA
- a CDS encoding VOC family protein, with product MAHPQVGHVHLKVANLDRAVAFYRDILGFDVMARMGDRAAFLGAGGYHHHIGLNTWESADGTPPPPGSTGLYHAAFLYPDRAALGAVIARVLDAGIALDGAADHGVSEAVYLRDPDQNGVELYVDRPRAEWPVKADGTYDLINAPLDVQSIIDAAR from the coding sequence ATGGCACACCCTCAAGTCGGTCACGTCCATCTGAAAGTCGCCAATCTGGACCGCGCGGTAGCGTTCTACCGCGACATACTGGGTTTTGACGTGATGGCCCGCATGGGCGACCGCGCGGCGTTTCTGGGCGCGGGCGGATACCACCACCACATCGGGCTGAACACCTGGGAAAGCGCGGACGGCACACCACCGCCACCGGGATCGACGGGCCTTTACCACGCGGCGTTTCTCTATCCCGACCGCGCAGCGCTCGGCGCGGTGATCGCGCGGGTTCTGGACGCCGGCATCGCGCTGGACGGGGCCGCCGATCACGGGGTCAGCGAAGCGGTTTATCTGCGCGACCCCGACCAGAACGGTGTCGAGCTTTACGTCGACAGGCCCCGCGCCGAGTGGCCGGTCAAGGCGGATGGCACCTATGACCTGATCAACGCACCGCTGGACGTGCAATCGATCATCGACGCGGCCCGTTAA
- a CDS encoding fasciclin domain-containing protein, with protein MKTFLATTALIITAAAAHAENPMVGGAEMFADQPIAANASNAPNLTTLVAAAKQAGLVDTLASDGPFTVFAPTDDAFGMISEKSLMALMADNNKAQLAQILTCHVVAAEAFSTDIAGMIADDGGAHDVPTVGGCTLSAYMQGGKLKLKDENGRVATVTIADVDQSNGVVHVIDRVLLPAGQAG; from the coding sequence ATGAAGACGTTTCTTGCCACAACAGCACTGATCATCACCGCCGCGGCGGCCCATGCCGAAAATCCGATGGTGGGCGGTGCCGAGATGTTCGCGGACCAGCCGATTGCCGCAAATGCCTCGAACGCGCCGAACCTCACCACGCTCGTCGCCGCAGCCAAGCAGGCCGGGCTGGTGGATACGCTGGCCTCCGATGGTCCGTTCACAGTCTTCGCCCCGACTGACGATGCATTCGGGATGATTTCGGAAAAGTCGCTGATGGCGCTGATGGCGGACAACAACAAGGCGCAACTGGCGCAGATCCTGACCTGCCATGTCGTCGCGGCCGAGGCGTTTTCAACCGATATCGCAGGAATGATTGCCGATGACGGCGGTGCGCATGATGTGCCCACGGTCGGGGGCTGCACGCTGAGCGCCTATATGCAGGGCGGCAAGCTGAAGCTGAAAGATGAAAACGGCCGCGTCGCTACCGTCACCATTGCGGATGTGGACCAGTCGAACGGTGTGGTGCATGTGATCGACCGCGTACTGCTGCCCGCAGGCCAGGCCGGCTGA
- a CDS encoding class II histone deacetylase yields the protein MTTGFFWDERTFWHAGGNYAFTLPLGGLVQPLAAGGLPESPETKRRFRNLMEVTGITRDLDMRSADMASRTELERVHPARYLDAFKALSDQGGGEIGHHAPFAQGGYEIAALSAGLSTAAVRAVATGELTNAYALSRPPGHHCEPEDAKGFCLMANIAIALEAAFAEGHIKRAVVLDWDVHHGNGTERIFYDRDDVLTISLHQETNYPLDTGHLADRGAGKGKGYNINLPLPPGVGHEGYLHALEAVIPHIEAFKPDLIAVACGYDAACPDPLCSMLATADTFRQMTRRIREVAEAQCGGKLVMSHEGGYSEIYVPFCGHAVLEALSDSKITAEDPLAEVFRIRQPNDRVTAFHKELIDEMAQTLEST from the coding sequence ATGACAACAGGATTTTTCTGGGATGAACGGACCTTCTGGCACGCGGGCGGCAACTATGCCTTCACCCTGCCGCTGGGCGGTCTGGTACAACCGCTTGCCGCCGGTGGCCTGCCCGAAAGCCCCGAAACGAAACGTCGCTTTCGGAACCTGATGGAAGTGACCGGGATCACCCGGGACCTAGATATGCGCAGCGCGGATATGGCCAGCCGGACAGAACTCGAAAGGGTTCATCCCGCCAGATACCTCGATGCCTTCAAGGCGCTATCGGATCAGGGCGGCGGAGAGATCGGCCACCACGCGCCTTTCGCGCAGGGCGGATACGAGATTGCGGCCCTGTCTGCGGGCCTGTCCACCGCTGCCGTGCGGGCTGTCGCAACCGGTGAGTTGACCAATGCCTACGCGCTCAGCCGTCCGCCCGGTCACCATTGCGAACCCGAAGACGCGAAGGGCTTTTGCCTGATGGCCAATATCGCCATCGCGCTCGAGGCAGCCTTTGCCGAGGGCCACATCAAGCGCGCGGTCGTGCTGGACTGGGACGTACACCACGGCAACGGGACCGAGCGCATCTTCTATGACCGCGACGACGTTCTGACCATTTCGCTCCATCAGGAAACGAATTACCCGCTCGATACCGGACATCTGGCGGATCGCGGCGCGGGCAAGGGCAAAGGGTACAACATCAACCTGCCCCTGCCACCGGGCGTGGGCCACGAGGGGTATCTGCACGCGCTCGAGGCGGTCATTCCGCATATCGAAGCCTTCAAACCAGACCTGATTGCGGTCGCCTGCGGGTATGATGCCGCCTGCCCCGATCCGCTGTGTTCGATGCTGGCCACGGCGGATACCTTCCGCCAGATGACACGCCGCATTCGCGAAGTCGCCGAAGCGCAGTGCGGCGGCAAGCTCGTGATGTCGCACGAAGGTGGCTATTCCGAAATCTACGTCCCGTTTTGCGGTCACGCGGTGCTGGAGGCGCTGTCGGACAGCAAGATCACCGCCGAAGATCCTCTGGCGGAGGTGTTTCGCATCCGTCAGCCGAACGACCGCGTCACAGCGTTTCACAAAGAGCTTATCGATGAGATGGCGCAAACACTGGAGAGCACCTGA
- a CDS encoding nitroreductase family protein, with the protein MPDPNPEALRFLQTRRSRPAKTLSPPVPDRDTLMMLLETAARTPDHGKLEPWRFIVVERPAMADLAELAQKRGEALGLDAEQIAKGRAQFDQGHLAVAVIEVQKPSEKIPPLEQTYSAGAVCLALLNAALAAGWGANWLSGWASHDRSFMAMGFGLEPHERIAGLIHIGTEKSTPPERPRPNISEITTWK; encoded by the coding sequence ATGCCCGATCCGAACCCCGAGGCCCTGCGTTTTCTGCAAACACGCCGATCGCGGCCCGCAAAAACGCTCAGCCCGCCGGTGCCGGACCGCGACACGCTGATGATGTTGCTGGAAACGGCTGCGCGCACACCTGATCACGGCAAGCTTGAACCGTGGCGCTTCATCGTTGTCGAACGGCCCGCCATGGCTGATCTGGCGGAGCTTGCGCAAAAGCGCGGCGAAGCGCTGGGGCTTGATGCCGAGCAGATCGCCAAGGGACGCGCCCAGTTCGATCAGGGCCACCTCGCGGTCGCGGTGATCGAGGTGCAGAAACCGTCGGAAAAGATCCCCCCGCTCGAGCAGACCTATTCCGCCGGGGCGGTCTGCCTTGCCTTGCTGAACGCGGCGCTGGCCGCGGGCTGGGGCGCGAACTGGCTCAGCGGATGGGCAAGCCATGACCGCAGCTTCATGGCGATGGGTTTCGGCCTTGAGCCGCACGAACGCATCGCGGGGCTGATCCACATCGGCACCGAGAAAAGCACCCCACCCGAGCGGCCAAGACCCAATATTTCAGAGATCACCACATGGAAATAG
- a CDS encoding EI24 domain-containing protein has protein sequence MEIGAIFRAFGLSLSQIGDPRFARVLGIGIALTVALLIGFSAGLVWFVGWLAGDTVWLPVLGDVQWIDDLLSWGALALMLVLSIFLMIPVASAITSLFLDDVADAVEAVHYPALHQKPRTPFGDALRDSINYLGVLVGVNILALILYIIFTPVALIIFWLVNGLLLGREYFALVAMRRVGRMRANEMRRKHFVTIWAAGTLMAIPLTVPILNLVVPILGAATFTHLFQFVTTERPAPPSFPDRQR, from the coding sequence ATGGAAATAGGCGCTATTTTCCGGGCATTCGGTCTGAGCCTGTCGCAGATCGGCGATCCCCGTTTTGCACGGGTGCTGGGCATCGGGATCGCGCTTACCGTGGCGCTTCTGATCGGCTTTTCCGCGGGGCTGGTGTGGTTTGTCGGATGGCTGGCCGGCGATACCGTCTGGCTGCCGGTCCTCGGAGACGTGCAGTGGATCGACGATCTGCTCAGCTGGGGCGCGCTGGCGCTGATGCTGGTGCTGTCGATCTTCCTGATGATCCCCGTCGCCTCGGCGATCACATCGCTGTTTCTGGACGATGTGGCCGATGCGGTGGAGGCGGTGCATTACCCCGCCCTGCACCAGAAGCCGCGCACGCCCTTCGGCGATGCCCTGCGCGATTCGATCAATTATCTCGGCGTTCTGGTCGGGGTGAACATCCTTGCGCTCATCCTTTACATCATATTCACGCCGGTCGCGCTCATCATCTTCTGGCTGGTGAATGGCCTGTTGCTGGGCCGCGAATATTTCGCATTGGTCGCCATGCGCCGCGTCGGGCGGATGCGCGCCAACGAGATGCGGCGCAAGCACTTCGTCACCATCTGGGCTGCGGGCACGCTCATGGCGATCCCGCTGACAGTGCCGATCCTGAACCTTGTGGTGCCGATCCTAGGCGCGGCGACCTTTACCCACCTGTTCCAGTTCGTGACGACGGAACGCCCCGCCCCACCCAGTTTTCCAGATCGTCAACGCTGA
- a CDS encoding DUF1467 family protein, whose amino-acid sequence MGITSAIVLYAVTWFMTFLVILPIRVQTQGDRGDIVPGTHAGAPEQHHLKKKALWTTIVAALLWGVFVAIILSGIISVDDLENWVGRGVPSSRTGTGG is encoded by the coding sequence ATGGGCATCACCTCAGCCATCGTTCTATACGCGGTAACGTGGTTCATGACGTTTCTGGTCATCCTGCCCATCCGCGTCCAGACGCAGGGTGACCGGGGCGATATCGTGCCGGGCACCCACGCAGGAGCGCCCGAACAGCATCACCTGAAGAAGAAGGCGCTTTGGACGACCATTGTCGCGGCCCTTCTTTGGGGGGTCTTCGTGGCCATCATCCTGTCCGGCATCATCAGCGTTGACGATCTGGAAAACTGGGTGGGGCGGGGCGTTCCGTCGTCACGAACTGGAACAGGTGGGTAA
- the mce gene encoding methylmalonyl-CoA epimerase, producing MIGRLNHVAIAVPDLEAAADQYRNALGANVGAPQDEPDHGVTVIFIELPNTKIELLYPLGDDSPIKGFLEKNPAGGIHHICYEVDDIIAARDHLKSTGARVLGSGEPKIGAHGKPVLFLHPKDFNGALVELEQV from the coding sequence ATGATCGGACGTCTTAACCATGTGGCGATTGCGGTGCCGGATCTGGAGGCCGCGGCCGATCAGTATCGCAACGCGCTCGGAGCCAACGTAGGTGCACCACAGGACGAGCCCGATCACGGGGTGACCGTGATCTTCATCGAACTGCCCAACACCAAGATCGAACTGCTCTACCCGCTGGGCGATGACAGCCCGATCAAGGGCTTTCTGGAAAAGAACCCTGCGGGTGGCATCCACCACATCTGCTACGAGGTCGACGACATCATCGCGGCGCGCGATCACCTGAAATCGACCGGGGCACGTGTACTGGGCAGCGGAGAGCCGAAGATCGGTGCGCACGGCAAGCCGGTGCTTTTCCTGCACCCCAAGGATTTCAACGGGGCGCTTGTCGAACTGGAGCAGGTGTAA
- a CDS encoding response regulator, with translation MNNIDPLAQNLPTPTAARPLLGLTVLVVEDSRYACEAMRLLCLRSGARIRRADCIRSARRHLQVYRPSVVVVDLGLPDGDGCDLIAELARAEGPPPILFATSGDPNGEEAARAAGAMGFLAKPITSLSLFQEQVLALLPAERRPPGPRAIGNEFIAPDQLAYHDDIAHAADILENPPHAKALDYLAQFLAGVAISVDDTSMVQAAQALANRRARGEAAGSETAQIAGLIQQRLSRKIAI, from the coding sequence ATGAACAACATCGACCCACTCGCGCAGAACCTGCCGACACCGACCGCCGCGCGGCCTCTGCTGGGGCTGACGGTTCTGGTTGTCGAGGACAGCAGATATGCCTGCGAAGCCATGCGGCTTTTGTGTCTGCGCTCCGGTGCGCGCATCAGACGGGCCGATTGCATCCGCTCGGCGCGGCGCCATTTGCAGGTGTATCGCCCCTCGGTGGTTGTGGTCGACCTTGGCCTGCCGGACGGGGACGGATGTGACCTGATCGCCGAACTGGCGCGCGCCGAAGGCCCGCCGCCGATCCTGTTCGCCACCTCGGGCGACCCGAACGGGGAGGAAGCCGCGCGTGCCGCAGGCGCGATGGGTTTTCTCGCGAAGCCGATCACCTCCCTGTCGCTGTTTCAGGAACAGGTTCTGGCGTTGCTCCCGGCGGAGCGCCGTCCACCCGGTCCCCGTGCCATCGGCAACGAATTCATCGCGCCGGATCAGCTGGCCTACCACGACGACATCGCCCACGCCGCCGACATTCTTGAGAACCCGCCGCACGCAAAAGCGCTCGATTATCTTGCGCAGTTCCTCGCGGGGGTGGCGATATCGGTAGACGATACGTCGATGGTGCAGGCCGCGCAGGCCCTGGCCAACCGCCGCGCCCGCGGCGAAGCAGCAGGGTCGGAGACCGCGCAAATTGCGGGGCTTATCCAGCAAAGATTGTCGCGCAAGATTGCCATCTGA
- a CDS encoding GNAT family N-acetyltransferase: MTDRTASGAPIGAIVHDWTAPPRPAGLSLEGRYARLDRLNADVHAALLHRAFAGHDGLWDYMPNGPFASSAQYHRWVRDVEAGEDPVFYAIRNLENGGWEGVASYLRITPDAGTIEVGNICFAPSLQRTRAATEAMHLMMQWAFEAGYRRYEWKCNALNAPSRRAAQRLGFSFEGVFRQALVTKGRNRDTAWFAVIDKEWPALKEAFSTWLSPSNFDSHGRQRESLGDMTRLVRASSDPTL; encoded by the coding sequence ATGACAGATCGTACAGCCTCTGGCGCGCCGATCGGCGCGATCGTTCATGACTGGACAGCGCCGCCGCGTCCGGCAGGTTTGTCGCTGGAAGGGCGGTATGCACGGCTTGACCGGTTGAATGCGGATGTCCACGCAGCGCTGCTGCACCGTGCTTTCGCCGGCCACGACGGGCTTTGGGATTACATGCCGAACGGCCCCTTCGCGTCTTCCGCGCAATACCACCGCTGGGTGCGCGATGTGGAAGCGGGCGAAGATCCTGTTTTCTACGCCATCCGGAATCTTGAGAACGGCGGTTGGGAAGGCGTGGCAAGCTATCTGCGGATTACCCCCGACGCGGGCACAATCGAGGTTGGCAACATCTGTTTCGCCCCGTCGTTGCAGCGTACCCGCGCCGCGACCGAGGCGATGCATCTGATGATGCAATGGGCGTTCGAGGCGGGATACCGTCGGTACGAATGGAAGTGCAATGCGCTCAACGCCCCGTCCCGCCGCGCGGCCCAGCGCCTCGGCTTCAGCTTCGAAGGGGTGTTCCGGCAGGCGCTGGTGACGAAGGGCCGTAACCGCGACACCGCATGGTTCGCGGTCATCGACAAGGAATGGCCAGCGCTGAAAGAGGCGTTTTCGACGTGGCTGTCGCCCTCGAACTTCGACAGCCATGGCCGCCAGCGCGAAAGCCTGGGTGACATGACCCGGCTGGTGCGCGCGTCCAGCGACCCGACCCTCTGA
- a CDS encoding hemerythrin domain-containing protein encodes MPSIYDAIKADHDNHRKLLDTIADTSGDSEKRQESWTEFYRDVKSHAAAEEETFYSKLISETWGQDAARHSVHEHQQLDDLMEELNEMDMSSPGWLTKFKTLKHDYEHHIEEEEDEVFTRAKKVIGEEQNEGFGMRFEARKKEEMGLIDEKREDSLED; translated from the coding sequence ATGCCATCGATCTATGACGCGATCAAAGCCGACCACGACAATCACCGCAAACTGCTGGACACCATCGCCGATACGTCCGGAGACAGCGAGAAACGTCAGGAAAGCTGGACCGAGTTCTATCGCGACGTCAAATCACACGCCGCCGCCGAGGAGGAGACGTTCTACTCCAAGCTGATTTCCGAGACATGGGGCCAGGACGCCGCGCGTCATTCGGTGCACGAGCACCAGCAGCTTGACGATCTGATGGAAGAGCTGAACGAGATGGACATGTCATCGCCGGGCTGGCTGACCAAGTTCAAGACGCTGAAACACGACTACGAGCATCACATCGAAGAGGAAGAGGACGAAGTCTTTACCCGCGCGAAAAAGGTGATCGGAGAGGAACAGAACGAAGGCTTCGGGATGCGTTTCGAGGCACGCAAGAAAGAGGAAATGGGCCTGATCGACGAAAAGCGTGAAGACAGCCTCGAAGACTGA
- the aspS gene encoding aspartate--tRNA ligase: protein MHAYRTHTCASLDASNVGDTVRLSGWVHRVRDHGGVLFIDLRDTYGMTQVICDPDSPVFAEVEKVRSEWCIRIDGTVKARDPELVNAKLPTGEIEVYARGIEVLGRVNGDLPLQVFGDQEYPEETRLRYRYLDLRRERMQRNMTLRSDVVASIRKRMWDREFREFQTPIITASSPEGARDFLVPSRLHPGKFYALPQAPQQFKQLLMVSGFDKYFQIAPCFRDEDPRADRSPTDFYQLDLEMSFVEQQDVFDTVSPVIAGVFEEFGGGKVVDAPADWPQISYKDAALWYGSDKPDLRNPIKMQVVSEHFAGSGFAIFAKLLEQDGTEIRAIPAPGGGSRKFCDRMNAFAQKEGLPGMGYIFWRDQGEGMEAAGPLAKNIGPERTEAIRQQLGLEVGDAAFFLGGKPKTFEAVAGRARNVIGEELGLTDKNRFAFAWIVDFPIYERDEETGKIDFEHNPFSMPQGGMEALEGDPLEVRGYQYDLACNGYELVSGAIRNHKPEIMFKAFEIAGYGEEEVRKRFGGMVNAFQYGAPPHGGCAAGIDRIVMLLAEESNIREVILFPMNQRAEDLMMNAPSEPLPDQLMELGLRVIPQD from the coding sequence ATGCACGCCTACAGAACCCACACCTGCGCCTCGCTCGATGCCTCCAATGTCGGCGATACCGTCCGTCTGTCGGGCTGGGTCCATCGCGTGCGCGATCACGGCGGGGTTCTGTTCATCGATCTGCGCGATACCTACGGAATGACGCAGGTGATCTGCGATCCCGACAGCCCGGTTTTCGCCGAGGTCGAAAAGGTCCGCTCGGAATGGTGCATCCGCATCGACGGTACCGTAAAGGCCCGCGATCCCGAGCTGGTGAACGCAAAGCTGCCCACCGGCGAGATCGAGGTCTACGCCCGCGGCATCGAAGTGCTGGGCCGCGTGAACGGCGATCTGCCGTTGCAGGTCTTCGGCGATCAGGAATACCCCGAAGAAACGCGCCTGCGCTACCGCTACCTCGACCTGCGGCGCGAGCGGATGCAGCGCAACATGACGCTGCGCTCCGACGTGGTCGCGTCGATCCGCAAGCGCATGTGGGACCGTGAGTTCCGCGAATTCCAGACGCCGATCATCACCGCATCCTCGCCCGAAGGCGCGCGCGATTTTCTGGTGCCGTCGCGCCTGCATCCCGGCAAGTTCTACGCGCTGCCGCAGGCGCCGCAGCAGTTCAAGCAGCTGCTGATGGTGTCGGGCTTTGACAAGTATTTCCAGATCGCGCCGTGCTTCCGCGACGAAGATCCCCGTGCCGATCGGTCGCCCACGGATTTCTACCAACTCGACCTCGAGATGTCCTTTGTCGAGCAGCAGGACGTGTTCGATACCGTCTCGCCCGTCATCGCAGGCGTGTTCGAGGAGTTCGGCGGCGGCAAGGTTGTCGATGCGCCGGCCGACTGGCCGCAGATTTCCTACAAGGACGCGGCGCTGTGGTACGGATCGGACAAGCCCGATCTGCGCAACCCGATCAAGATGCAGGTCGTGTCAGAACATTTCGCGGGCTCCGGTTTCGCGATCTTCGCCAAGCTGCTGGAACAGGACGGCACCGAAATCCGCGCCATCCCCGCACCCGGTGGCGGCAGCCGCAAGTTCTGCGACCGCATGAACGCTTTCGCCCAGAAGGAAGGTCTGCCCGGCATGGGCTATATCTTCTGGCGCGATCAGGGTGAGGGCATGGAAGCTGCAGGCCCGCTGGCCAAGAACATCGGCCCCGAGCGGACCGAGGCGATCCGCCAGCAACTGGGGCTTGAGGTCGGCGATGCCGCTTTCTTCCTCGGGGGCAAGCCCAAGACCTTCGAAGCGGTGGCGGGCCGTGCGCGCAACGTCATCGGTGAAGAATTGGGTCTGACCGACAAGAACCGCTTTGCCTTTGCGTGGATCGTGGATTTCCCGATCTACGAGCGCGACGAGGAAACCGGCAAGATCGATTTCGAACACAACCCCTTTTCCATGCCGCAGGGCGGGATGGAAGCGCTGGAGGGGGATCCGCTGGAGGTCCGTGGCTACCAGTATGATCTGGCATGTAACGGCTACGAGCTGGTGTCGGGCGCGATCCGGAACCACAAGCCCGAGATCATGTTCAAGGCGTTCGAGATCGCAGGTTACGGCGAAGAAGAAGTACGCAAGCGTTTCGGCGGGATGGTCAACGCGTTCCAATACGGTGCGCCGCCCCACGGGGGATGCGCTGCCGGGATCGACCGGATCGTGATGCTGCTGGCCGAGGAAAGCAACATTCGCGAAGTCATCCTGTTCCCGATGAACCAGCGCGCCGAGGACCTGATGATGAATGCCCCGTCAGAGCCACTGCCGGACCAGCTGATGGAACTGGGCCTGCGCGTCATCCCGCAGGACTGA
- the gap gene encoding type I glyceraldehyde-3-phosphate dehydrogenase codes for MTIKVAINGFGRIGRNILRAIYEYDREDIEVIAINDLAPIKTNAHLLRYDSVHGRFPGKITVSGDTIDAGRGPIAVTSLRNPADLPWQDVDVVLECTGVFRSAEDCQAHLDNGASRVLISAPGDGVDRTVVYGVNHASLTGEDIIVSCASCTTNCLAPVAQVLNAAVGINKGFMTTVHSYTGDQPVLDTMHKDLYRARAAALSMIPTSTGAAKAVGLVLPELAGKLDGVAIRVPTPNVSAVDLTFEAARDTTVEEINAAIIAAADGPMRGVLGYTDEPLVSSDFNHDPHSSVFHLDQTRVLEGNMVRILSWYDNEWGFSNRMIDTAVAMGRLI; via the coding sequence ATGACCATCAAGGTAGCCATTAACGGATTTGGACGCATCGGGCGCAACATATTGCGCGCGATTTACGAGTACGATCGCGAGGATATCGAAGTCATCGCGATCAACGATCTCGCACCGATCAAGACCAACGCCCATCTTCTGCGCTACGACAGCGTCCATGGCCGCTTTCCCGGAAAGATCACCGTTTCGGGAGATACCATCGACGCGGGGCGGGGGCCGATCGCTGTCACATCGCTGCGCAATCCCGCGGACCTGCCATGGCAGGACGTGGACGTCGTGCTGGAATGCACCGGGGTGTTCCGCTCTGCCGAGGACTGTCAGGCGCACCTTGATAACGGGGCGTCCCGGGTGCTGATTTCCGCCCCCGGCGATGGGGTGGACAGGACGGTTGTCTACGGGGTGAACCACGCGTCCCTGACCGGCGAGGATATCATCGTTTCCTGCGCGTCCTGCACGACGAACTGCCTGGCGCCGGTGGCGCAGGTACTGAACGCGGCGGTGGGGATCAACAAGGGCTTCATGACCACCGTCCACAGCTATACCGGCGATCAGCCCGTGCTCGATACCATGCACAAGGATCTCTACCGCGCCCGGGCGGCTGCGCTGTCGATGATCCCGACCTCGACAGGGGCGGCAAAGGCCGTGGGGCTGGTCCTGCCGGAGCTTGCGGGCAAGCTCGACGGGGTGGCGATCCGCGTGCCGACGCCCAATGTGTCGGCGGTAGACCTGACATTCGAGGCCGCGCGCGACACGACGGTGGAGGAAATCAACGCGGCGATCATCGCGGCGGCGGACGGGCCGATGCGGGGCGTGCTGGGATATACGGACGAACCGCTGGTCAGCTCCGATTTCAACCACGATCCGCATTCGTCGGTCTTCCACCTCGACCAGACCCGCGTGCTGGAGGGAAACATGGTCCGCATCCTCAGCTGGTACGACAACGAATGGGGCTTTTCCAACCGGATGATTGACACAGCCGTTGCCATGGGGCGGCTGATCTAG
- a CDS encoding OmpA family protein yields the protein MRFAIPAAIAALGFLASPLAAQEDLSVEELAALFERQKEAFSEANANPLGATRGLKLVTVDDASAAPQTAATVTADAAQNTTDPNKPLVAQPVVFGQLDPELQVNLRITFGFDSAALSEAEKPKLAKMCQVLQQTDINLVRIVGHTDTSGSAEYNERLSTLRAEEVARHLTESCGIAPERLQTIGMGERFPANQADSRADENRRVEFQALS from the coding sequence ATGCGCTTTGCCATACCCGCTGCGATAGCCGCTCTCGGCTTTCTCGCCTCCCCTCTCGCCGCTCAGGAAGACCTTTCGGTCGAAGAGCTTGCAGCGCTTTTCGAGCGCCAGAAAGAAGCATTCAGCGAAGCCAATGCAAATCCGCTGGGGGCCACGCGCGGGCTGAAACTGGTGACCGTCGATGATGCCTCTGCGGCGCCGCAAACGGCGGCAACCGTCACGGCCGACGCCGCGCAGAATACCACTGACCCCAACAAGCCGCTGGTGGCGCAGCCTGTGGTTTTCGGCCAGCTTGATCCGGAACTTCAGGTCAACCTGCGCATCACCTTCGGCTTTGATTCCGCTGCCCTTTCCGAGGCTGAGAAACCCAAGCTTGCGAAGATGTGCCAGGTGCTCCAGCAGACGGATATCAACCTTGTGCGGATCGTCGGCCACACCGATACATCGGGCTCGGCCGAATACAACGAACGGCTGTCGACCCTGCGCGCCGAAGAGGTCGCGCGCCACCTGACAGAAAGCTGCGGCATCGCGCCGGAACGTTTGCAAACCATCGGCATGGGCGAACGATTCCCGGCCAATCAGGCCGACAGCCGCGCGGACGAAAATCGCCGCGTCGAATTCCAGGCCCTCAGCTAG